The Panicum virgatum strain AP13 chromosome 3N, P.virgatum_v5, whole genome shotgun sequence genome includes the window AGTGTTCGcaaaggtggtggaggaggaggagcgaaaGGGAGACAGAaagggaggggtggaggaggaggtagtgggaggagggggaggcgggagAGGACCCCTTCTCCTGtagaggccgaggaggaggaggaggaggagagggtggaggaccaggggagcgaggaggaggagcacgtggagggggacgaggaggacgaggaggaggccgaagaGGGGGCGGCAGGAGATGAGCGGGTGGTGTGGTTGCGTGGACCGTCGCAACTCCCGCGACGTCCGATACCTCTAGCGAGACGCCCGATGATTCGGCCACTAGAGCCTAAGTAAGTATGTTAGTacttatttattatgcattacatatatttaaaattgcaatactaattaaaattttaccttAAACACTCTTGCAGGGGGTGGTTTTTTGTGCAGCCTGGTGAGCACAAACGGAAGCCCAATGGTATCTTGGGTCTTTTGTGCCGGCTGCACTTCCCCGGGCTCGTGATGCATGCCGGGGTGCTGGAGCCGGCATACACGTGGGACCACAACATGGCCAGCCCGGACGCTACTAATCGCGAAGGAAGGAACTTCAACACCAAAGCGAGGCGGGTGGTCGGGGAGTTGTGGGTAAGTCATCGTCGTACTAAAATGGTTGAAATATCGCATTCTGTTTCAATTTTTGGAATAATGATTGCAATTATCTTGTGGGtatatatgcaggatttctacaggtgcgagGAAGGCTATGAGGCCCGGGCGAACGAGCTGGCTCACCAGGCTTGCTACAAGCtggtgaaggacatgcactacgaggcgCGTATCCAGGCCGTCGTTGTGTACTGCGCCGAGTACGAGAAGAGGAGTGTCAAGAAACCAGCCGCAAGGGACATCTTACTCACGCGAGACCAGTACTTAAGGGTAAATAAATGACATCTCTATTCATTTATCTTGTATTTGATAATACAATATGTCATGCACTTTATTACGTTTAGGTGCCTCCGAACTGGTGTGCAAACAAGGCTGAGTGCTGGTCTATGATGGTGGACAGGTGGATCAGCGAGGATTGGGCCCGCCAGCACGCCTTATGCCGGGAGCGCTGCTTGATGATGTCGGGTCCGGCACATCATCAAGGGAGCCTTAGCCTCGGCGAGTACAAGAATACTTGGGTAAGTTCActaatttcttcattctttctaaaactatatttttaattcttactaatcatcttgttgacTTCTTGGCAGTCGGAGTCTCATCCAGGCCAGTCTTGCAACGACTTCACGGCGTACGCCATGTCTCACATGGGCAGGGCGAAGTCGGACGCGGCCTACAACCCGGCGGCTCCACCAAAGGCATACACAAACCCAAGCATCCACGCGCGCATCAATGCGTACACGGAGGTGGGAAGGGCGCTCCACGGGGAGACTTGGGATTCGACCACCGCGCCACTCTccggagaagccatcatgagggcgggacaagggaagaagcaCGGGCAGTACTTGATCGCCAACAGCTTGGTCGACACGGCGAGTACGCCCAGTCTCTCGCAGCTTAGGGCAAGTACCACCGACTCGACCCCGCCCATACGCCTACggcctgagacttcagtggcTAGCGTGTACCAGAGACAGGTTAGTTTAGATTTAGTTGCCGTTCTATGATTAAAATGAAATTTTGCTTCGTATTGTAACATGGAGCTTTAAATCTTGTAGGCCGAGATGGAGGCAAAgtttgaggaggagaggaggtgccaaatggagatcgaggccgagctggagcaggagcggaagctgAGGGAGGAGCAGTCGGTTATGTTGCAGAGCATGGTCACCTGGATGCAAGGACTTGGCGCGTCGATGAACTATGCGATGCCGCTTCCTCCCTTCAtcttaccagctcagccttaCTTTCCTGCAGGACCTTCTGACACTCCCGTGAGTATGCTttgtttgtaaatattattatatttttgttatgCTTCTTCAATTTATTGGCAATCCCGCAGAATCAGATCTCGTTCGTTCAGCTCGATATTTAATCTTCATAGTACTGCGTCGATAAGGGAAAACGGTAGCGGTATATGATTTTTGTGCTCTTCTGAATTATGATACGTTGTGTATTCCTCACAGTTAATAAGAACTACCTGTAGAGCTTAGAGGTTGTGGACACAAACGAATTTTTTATACATATCCTGCTCAATAACAAATAGTTGGTCCTAATGTGGCCACTGTTGAATGTCAAGAACTTAAGATGCACACACAGGAACTAGAAGCTCACAATTGGACATCCAGCTTGCTTATAGTTCTTATTGTTTCTTCTTGTACTGTCCATTATGCAACCTGCTATATTGAGTCCATGATCTTTGGACTTTGACTATTTGTGGCCTATGTGTATAATAGTAGAACATAAAATAGTCACAGACTCTTCTTTTTATTTGTGGCCCCATGAGTATGCTTTGTTTGTagatattattatatttttgttatgCTTCTTCAATTTATATGTTCCTATTTGCAGAATCAGTCGTGGAACGCATCGAACAATCCTCCTCCGGACCagaactcgccggcggcccagTGGCCATCTTGGTCCCCCAGACCTGAGCAGTGAGTGTCTTGTAGTACTACTGTATTGGACTTATTATATGTATCAGACTATATTCTATGTGATGGACTTGTGTTATGTATCGGACTCGTGTTATGTATTGGActtgtgatatatgtgatggaCTGTGTTATTTGTATCGATGCCATTCTCGTAATTGTCAATTATATGTGATGGACTATAACTGCCTGTAATGACCTGCATTCATATATATTTATGTCGTATTTGTATGAAAAAACAGAgaaaacagaaacaaaaaaagaaaaattcaccACTTTGCTGAGTGTTTAagccaaaacactcggcaaaggggcCTGCCCAGGTCAGCAGCGCagcaactttgccgagtgctaaagtactggcactcggcaaagatttgaaAGTTTGCTGAGTGCCAGCACTCGGTAAAATAGCCACGTGGCCGCACACTGACGCGGACACTTTACCGAGTGCCAGaatccagcactcggcaaagcggccACATGGCGGCCCCCCCGGCGCggggactttgccgagtgtcggactaggacactcggcaaaacttCAAACTTTGCTGAGTGTCTGCCgttagacactcggcaaagtgccgGACCAGGGGTGGCGCCACGTGGCTTATTTACCGAGTgccagggcactcggcaaatcctttgccgagtgccagtgaTACGACACTCGGTAAAGTCCGCATTGCCGTGGGAttcttttgccgagtgtaacctgtcctttgccgagtgtaactgacactcggcaaagtttggaAATCCGGTAGTGAAAGATGCCATTTTGCTCCATACAGTATATATTTCGGCTGGCACTTTGCTAGTCAGGCCATATGCAGAGAACATGCAGTGCAGATGCAGCTTGGTTAGATTTGAAGTGGACTGATTTGTTTATGGAACCAGAGAATACTTGCTTGCTTGTACTTGACTTGTACTCCGGTCCAATATAGTACCTTGTCAATTTATAAATAATTAATCGATCAATTGTGAAGTGACTTTACCTGGTGCAGGTTGAGTAGTGGTGCTTTGACATTATTTGGGAAATAATAAGCAGAGAGAGGGGGGTAAACGACTTAGGTACCTATGGGCATGTGGTTACTGGTtagtggccttgtttggttcatgCTCCGATCCTTTCCCCAGGACAAACCAAACGCATATCGTGCTACAATCCTAGCATCCTGCGCACTGGGCCCACCCGCACAAGCCAACGCGTACCCCAGCGGAGAACCCCAACTAGCGCCTCACGCGACCCCCCACCCGTCTCCTACCGCTCCCGACCCCCCACCCGCGCCCAACCCCGCACCCCGCGCCGCCAGCAGCCTGCTCGCCGGACGCCGCCTGCAGCTTCGTCCTCCAGCTTCCACAGGCTCCAGCAACAGCGCCGCGACCGTCTCTGTGGCCGCCATGAAATCGCCCAGGGCATACCTAGTGGCGGCTCCCCATTAGGgttccggccgccggccaccacccctGCCGGAAATCGCCGTCGGAGGCCTTCGTCTACAAATCCCCGAGGTCCGCGCTCATATCTGGCGAGGCTACGACCGGCTACTCCTTCCGCATGGACGAAATGGGTGGATCCGGCGAAGCTCGGTTTGGGGATTTCATGTCCCGCGGCGACCCGACCCCCGGCGAAGGCTCCTTCAACCCGTCTGCAACCCTCAGCGTCGGCGCAGAGCTCCGCACACATGCTGCAACGGACGACCCCGATGTGCTTCGTCCGGCGGCGCTATCCCCTTCCGCCGGACTGCAGCCGCCAGGCGCGGCGTCCGGCCTTGCAGGACCATCTGCACAGTCCTTCGGCGGCCACTCAGGGGGGTTCACGCCCTTACCCCCACCCCCGTGGCACCATCCCTTCGTCGGCAATTCTCCTCACCCGGCGTCGTTCCCCGTCAACCATCCACACATGGCGGCCTACGCAAGCTTCTATGCGCAGCCACCGGCCTTCGGCAGCACATTTCCTCCGCCGTCGCCCTACACTGGGTTCCAAGGCCAAATGCCTGTGATACCCGGGCAGGATCCTCGGGCGCCATCGTTCAGCGGCGCACCTCTGCTGGACCCGCATTTCCTCCCGTACTACATGAACGCAGATGCCTCGGCCGCAGGTCAGGATGGTCAAGGGCCTCCCGGACGTGGCCGTCGACGCAGCGCAGCCCGTGTCCCACCTTCACCAGGGGCGGGAACCTCACGCACCAGGTCAGCAGCTCGCCACCCCATCAACCTTGACGACGACAAAAACTCTGCCCAAGCCGAGTTAGCCGCAGACGACGACAACGCAGAtaatgatgacgacgacgacggcagcgacgacagcgacgacgcCAACGACGACAATGATTCCTTGGTGAGGCCCTATTTCTGTCTTCTGCTTGATTAGTACAATACTTCATTAGTAGGCACCTCTGATTTTTGCCGGAAATCACTGAGTCACTGTCTTACTCAATTTTATAGTGCACAAGTGTATTGCTTATTTCTCTAAAGTGCTGCAggtactttttttttgtgtgaagtATGCTCAATGTCTTCAATTTGTTTGCAAATACTTTCAATCTGTTCAACATTGTTTAGTAATATTCAAATTGAGCTACAGATTCATTTTGTTGTCTTGTAGATATAGGTAAAGTTGCATCTACATTTTTGAACTTGACTATTTTAGCCTAAATAGGACTTCCTGGACTACCTGCACACATATCACGTATCAGAGTAGTTAGTCAGTATGGCTTGCAGAGTAGTACAaaacttcatttttttttccttagTTGACAGCAACCTGCACCTCTGATTAGTAGCTTACTTAACGCGGACGTTCCATTTGTGTTCCTTCATAGAGAGGAATACCTACGTCGGACGCAAATTGGGACGATCGAAACACAGATATATTCTGCAACTTGTGGATACAACAGTCCCAACTAGGCAATTGTGATCGTGGTAtaatgaacacagcaagatacCGCGGTATTGTTAGGGCCTTCTATAAAAAGATGGGTCTGAAGCATAAAATCAGGCAGTTTCAGAACCGCGCAAGGTACCTCAAAAATTTTTGTGCTGCTTGTTCATATATGGATAGGCATACTGGGGTTTCTGTAAGCCTAAACCGTTACAACGCGCCCACTTGTGTTTGGAACAAAGTCAAACAGGTACAGAATAGCCTAAATAGGACTCTCATTACCATTTAAACCTATATGAACGTAACTGTACCAGGATTACTCACATACATGTGCATTTGTAATTGTACAGAAGTTTCCAGATCAGGTTGCCAAATTGAGGAGGCCTATCCCACCTTGGAAGGACAAATTGTTTGATATGTTCAAAGAGTGCATCATTGATTGGGCAAATATGTTACCTACAGATGATTCGGCgccctcttctgctgatccaTTAAGTCCCACAAACACTTCAGCCAGCAGGAAAAGGTCAAGCAGTGCGGCAACACAATCTACCGGTACCAGTCTTTCCA containing:
- the LOC120667903 gene encoding uncharacterized protein LOC120667903, translated to MVDRWISEDWARQHALCRERCLMMSGPAHHQGSLSLGEYKNTWSESHPGQSCNDFTAYAMSHMGRAKSDAAYNPAAPPKAYTNPSIHARINAYTEVGRALHGETWDSTTAPLSGEAIMRAGQGKKHGQYLIANSLVDTASTPSLSQLRASTTDSTPPIRLRPETSVASVYQRQAEMEAKFEEERRCQMEIEAELEQERKLREEQSVMLQSMVTWMQGLGASMNSAQPYFPAGPSDTPNQSWNASNNPPPDQNSPAAQWPSWSPRPEQ
- the LOC120666224 gene encoding uncharacterized protein LOC120666224 — translated: MIRPLEPKGWFFVQPGEHKRKPNGILGLLCRLHFPGLVMHAGVLEPAYTWDHNMASPDATNREGRNFNTKARRVVGELWDFYRCEEGYEARANELAHQACYKLVKDMHYEARIQAVVVYCAEYEKRSVKKPAARDILLTRDQYLRVNK